From the genome of Glycine max cultivar Williams 82 chromosome 2, Glycine_max_v4.0, whole genome shotgun sequence, one region includes:
- the LOC100785031 gene encoding probable L-type lectin-domain containing receptor kinase S.5: protein MHLPWLVKYQLASTIFIIITLTKVTCFYFNFPTFQKDNESELLLSKNSQIYFDAIQVTPDIRGPIQDYSGRAFYKKPYKLWNKKKNQIASFNTTFVLNIKPETTPGGEGLAFILTSDTTLPQNSSGEWLGIVNATSNGTSQAGILAVEFDTRKSFSQDGPDNHVGVNINSINSIQQVPLINTGVNVSSGINVTFKIQYLNDTITVFGSMTGFEESMETLLVSPPLNLSSYLHEVVYLGFSASTSNYTELNCVRSWEFSGVDIADDDNKSLLWVYITVPIVIVIVIIGGMVIFLLCWQRKRHMERPEDAYPRIEDQIQYSSMAPKKFKLREITKATGGFSPQNKLGEGGFGTVYKGLLENKEVAVKRVSKNSRQGKQEFVAEVTTIGSLHHRNLVKLTGWCYEKRELLLVYEFMPKGSLDKYLFGDKNFGNNTLEEGYSLTLNWETRHSVIHGVAQALDYLHNGCEKRVLHRDIKASNIMLDSDYNAKLGDFGLARTIQQRNETHHSTKEIAGTPGYMAPETFLTGRATVETDVYAFGVLVLEVVCGRRPGSVYAQDDYKNSIVYWVWDLYGKGKVVGAVDAKLKKEEIKEEEVECVLVLGLACCHPNPHHRPSMRTVLQVLNGEATPPEVPKERPVFMWPAMPPSFKEAEDSSLVQGTLAPFTEITGR from the coding sequence ATGCACCTCCCTTGGTTAGTCAAATATCAATTAGCATCAACCATCTTCATTATCATTACCCTTACCAAAGTTACCTGCTTTTATTTCAATTTCCCTACCTTCCAAAAAGACAATGAATCTGAGTTATTGCTGAGCAAGAATTCACAAATATACTTCGATGCCATCCAAGTGACCCCAGATATTCGTGGTCCTATACAAGATTATTCTGGACGCGCTTTCTACAAAAAGCCATACAAACTTTGGAATAAAAAGAAGAACCAAATTGCTTCCTTCAACACCACTTTTGTGCTCAACATCAAGCCTGAAACAACCCCTGGCGGAGAAGGCTTGGCTTTTATCTTAACTTCAGATACCACTCTCCCACAAAACAGTTCAGGAGAGTGGCTTGGTATTGTAAATGCTACTTCCAATGGAACCTCACAAGCTGGAATTCTAGCAGTGGAGTTTGACACAAGAAAGAGTTTCTCACAAGATGGCCCTGACAACCATGTTGGCGTCAACATAAACAGCATCAACTCCATCCAACAGGTTCCACTAATCAACACAGGGGTCAATGTTTCATCAGGTATAAATGTAACATTCAAAATTCAGTACTTGAATGACACAATAACGGTTTTTGGTTCGATGACTGGTTTCGAAGAATCTATGGAGACCCTTTTGGTATCTCCACCTCTTAATCTATCTTCCTATCTCCATGAAGTGGTTTACCTTGGTTTCTCAGCCTCAACAAGTAACTACACGGAGCTGAACTGTGTGAGATCATGGGAATTCAGTGGTGTTGACATTGCAGATGATGATAATAAAAGTCTCTTGTGGGTTTACATCACTGTTCCAATAGTGATAGTTATTGTTATCATAGGAGGGATGGTGATCTTTTTATTGTGTTGGCAAAGGAAGCGCCATATGGAGAGGCCAGAAGATGCATATCCAAGGATAGAGGATCAGATTCAGTATTCCTCTATGGCTCCAAAGAAGTTTAAGCTAAGGGAAATAACAAAAGCAACCGGTGGATTCAGCCCTCAAAACAAGCTTGGAGAGGGTGGGTTTGGAACTGTGTATAAGGGCCTATTGGAAAACAAGGAGGTGGCTGTGAAGAGAGTCTCCAAGAACTCACGCCAAGGGAAGCAAGAATTTGTGGCAGAAGTGACAACAATTGGAAGCCTTCACCACAGGAATTTGGTGAAACTCACTGGCTGGTGCTATGAGAAAAGAGAGCTTCTCCTTGTGTATGAGTTCATGCCAAAGGGAAGCCTAGACAAGTACCTCTTTGGTGACAAAAATTTTGGTAATAACACCCTTGAAGAGGGGTATTCTTTAACACTGAATTGGGAAACAAGGCACAGTGTGATTCATGGTGTGGCTCAAGCATTAGACTATCTCCACAATGGGTGTGAAAAGAGGGTGCTTCATAGAGACATCAAGGCCAGCAACATAATGTTGGACTCAGATTACAATGCCAAGTTGGGAGACTTTGGCTTGGCCAGAACCATTCAGCAGAGAAATGAAACACACCACTCTACAAAGGAGATTGCAGGCACACCAGGGTACATGGCTCCAGAGACCTTTCTCACAGGAAGAGCAACAGTGGAAACAGATGTGTATGCATTTGGGGTTCTTGTTTTGGAGGTTGTGTGTGGAAGGAGGCCAGGGAGTGTGTACGCACAAGATGACTACAAGAACAGCATTGTGTATTGGGTGTGGGACTTATATGGGAAGGGGAAAGTAGTTGGTGCTGTGGATGCAAAGTTGAAGAAGGAGGAGATTAAGGAGGAAGAAGTGGAGTGTGTTCTTGTTCTGGGCTTGGCATGTTGCCATCCAAACCCACACCATAGACCATCCATGAGAACTGTTCTTCAGGTTCTGAATGGGGAAGCAACCCCACCTGAGGTGCCTAAGGAAAGACCAGTTTTCATGTGGCCTGCTATGCCTCCATCTTTCAAAGAAGCTGAAGATTCTTCCCTCGTCCAGGGAACACTCGCCCCGTTCACTGAAATCACTGGCAGATGA